From the genome of Miscanthus floridulus cultivar M001 chromosome 10, ASM1932011v1, whole genome shotgun sequence, one region includes:
- the LOC136485644 gene encoding heavy metal-associated isoprenylated plant protein 6-like isoform X1, with translation MADKKITMVVKVDLECERCNKKIKRVLHKIKDKMNINTISFDEKRNLVTISGPFDAEKVRRKLCCEAGRIIKGMDVKAPEEKKTEEKKDGRTEKEEDGRKTAAAPAVNLRPLLEKMLERPKARTQPPACTCCCGCSCGQQTTQPPAAQVVVAAPSVWPVPASSVSGQGYEAPSSYYGVPVYSIEGWY, from the exons ATGGCGGACAAGAAG ATCACCATGGTCGTCAAGGTTGACCTTGAATGCGAGAGATGCAACAAGAAGATCAAAAGGGTCCTCCACAAGATCAAAG ACAAGATGAACATCAATACTATCTCGTTTGATGAAAAGAGGAATCTCGTGACCATCTCTGGTCCGTTCGACGCCGAGAAGGTCCGTCGGAAGCTCTGCTGCGAGGCTGGCCGGATTATCAAGGGCATGGACGTCAAAGCGCCCGAGGAGAAGAAGaccgaggagaagaaggacgGACGCACGGAAAAGGAGGAGGACGGAAGAAAGACTGCTGCGGCGCCCGCGGTCAACCTACGCCCGCTGCTGGAGAAGATGTTGGAGCGCCCCAAGGCCAGGACCCAGCCGCCCGCCTGCACCTGCTGCTGCGGCTGCAGCTGCGGCCAGCAGACCACGCAGCCGCCAGCAGCTCAGGTCGTCGTGGCCGCGCCGTCCGTCTGGCCCGTGCCGGCCAGCTCCGTCTCCGGCCAAGGCTACGAGGCGCCGTCGTCCTACTACGGCGTGCCGGTGTACAGCATCGAGGGGTGGTATTAA
- the LOC136485644 gene encoding heavy metal-associated isoprenylated plant protein 6-like isoform X2, giving the protein MVVKVDLECERCNKKIKRVLHKIKDKMNINTISFDEKRNLVTISGPFDAEKVRRKLCCEAGRIIKGMDVKAPEEKKTEEKKDGRTEKEEDGRKTAAAPAVNLRPLLEKMLERPKARTQPPACTCCCGCSCGQQTTQPPAAQVVVAAPSVWPVPASSVSGQGYEAPSSYYGVPVYSIEGWY; this is encoded by the exons ATGGTCGTCAAGGTTGACCTTGAATGCGAGAGATGCAACAAGAAGATCAAAAGGGTCCTCCACAAGATCAAAG ACAAGATGAACATCAATACTATCTCGTTTGATGAAAAGAGGAATCTCGTGACCATCTCTGGTCCGTTCGACGCCGAGAAGGTCCGTCGGAAGCTCTGCTGCGAGGCTGGCCGGATTATCAAGGGCATGGACGTCAAAGCGCCCGAGGAGAAGAAGaccgaggagaagaaggacgGACGCACGGAAAAGGAGGAGGACGGAAGAAAGACTGCTGCGGCGCCCGCGGTCAACCTACGCCCGCTGCTGGAGAAGATGTTGGAGCGCCCCAAGGCCAGGACCCAGCCGCCCGCCTGCACCTGCTGCTGCGGCTGCAGCTGCGGCCAGCAGACCACGCAGCCGCCAGCAGCTCAGGTCGTCGTGGCCGCGCCGTCCGTCTGGCCCGTGCCGGCCAGCTCCGTCTCCGGCCAAGGCTACGAGGCGCCGTCGTCCTACTACGGCGTGCCGGTGTACAGCATCGAGGGGTGGTATTAA